A genome region from Mercenaria mercenaria strain notata chromosome 11, MADL_Memer_1, whole genome shotgun sequence includes the following:
- the LOC128546871 gene encoding uncharacterized protein LOC128546871, which translates to MTDMKILPAVFFILFSVVAAIPEYHPVRAFADNDDVYADEDIMLDEEEQYAVVTVSKITGEGTPTINLHDFAEGYSAIKDVTNKRCYIQKSRHTMEGMKDELIEAQTNKGRYRITQRFDCTNQERVPMPFLSRYGKRIASFCEHYDSQFFERKDTRLTKRATKVLSEDALWCFICIGENCPPLI; encoded by the exons ACCGATATGAAAATTCTGCCGGCAGTTTTCTTTATTCTTTTCTCGGTAGTGGCGGCAATACCCGAG TATCACCCAGTACGGGCGTTCGCAGATAATGATGACGTATATGCTGATGAAGATATTATGCTTGACGAAGAAGAACAATATGCTGTTGTCACAGTTTCTAAGATTACTGGAGAAGGAACTCCAACAATAAATCTTCATGATTTTGCAGAG GGATATAGTGCGATCAAAGATGTCACGAACAAAAGGTGTTACATACAGAAATCCAGACATACAATGGAGGGGATGAAGGACGAACTTATTGAGGCTCAAACA AACAAGGGAAGGTACAGAATAACTCAAAGATTTGACTGCACGAATCAGGAACGTGTTCCAATGCCATTTTTGTCCCGTTATGGCAAACGTATAGCCTCTTTCTGTGAACACTATGACTCACAGTTCTTCGAGCGAAAAGATACAAGACTTACTAAAAGAGCAACTAAAGTGCTATCGGAAGACGCAT tgtGGTGTTTCATATGCATCGGAGAAAATTGCCCACCGCTGATTTAG